One Coffea arabica cultivar ET-39 chromosome 5c, Coffea Arabica ET-39 HiFi, whole genome shotgun sequence DNA window includes the following coding sequences:
- the LOC113689264 gene encoding uncharacterized protein: MEVTHLLCIALQRKSQDILNAMHLVSSTTKLLKNFRDSGWDDFLVKVKLFCKQHQIDIPCMNAQYIARCGKSRSNHDEISVKHYYRVDIFLATIDYQLQKLHSRFNDYIVELFVLITALDPRNGFILFKIDDICKLAEKFYPNDFIE; encoded by the coding sequence ATGGAAGTTACTCATCTTCTTTGTATAGCATTGCAACGTAAATCTCAAGATATTTTGAATGCAATGCATCTTGTCTCAAGCACAACAAAGCTACTGAAGAATTTTCGAGATTCGGGATGGGATGATTTCTTAGTGAAAGTTAAATTATTTTGTAAGCAACATCAAATTGACATCCCATGTATGAATGCTCAATATATTGCAAGATGTGGTAAATCTCGAAGTAATCATGATGAGATTAGTGTGAAGCATTATTATCGAGTGGATATATTTCTTGCAACAATTGATTATCAATTGCAAAAGTTACATAGCAGGTTTAATGATTATATCGTGGAATTGTTTGTTTTGATTACTGCTTTAGATCCTAGAAATGGATTTATACTATTCAAGATTGATGATATTTGTAAACTTGCAGAGAAGTTCTATCCGAATGATTTTATAGAGTAA